The Equus asinus isolate D_3611 breed Donkey chromosome 4, EquAss-T2T_v2, whole genome shotgun sequence genome has a segment encoding these proteins:
- the BZW1 gene encoding eIF5-mimic protein 2 translates to MNNQKQQKPTLSGQRFKTRKRDEKERFDPTQFQDCIIQGLTETGTDLEAVAKFLDASGAKLDYRRYAETLFDILVAGGMLAPGGTLADDMMRTDVCVFAAQEDLETMQAFAQVFNKLIRRYKYLEKGFEDEVKKLLLFLKGFSESERNKLAMLTGVLLANGTLNASILNSLYNENLVKEGVSAAFAVKLFKSWINEKDINAVAASLRKVSMDNRLMELFPANKQSVEHFTKYFTEAGLKELSEYVRNQQTIGARKELQKELQEQMSRGDPFKDIILYVKEEMKKNNIPEPVVIGIVWSSVMSTVEWNKKEELVAEQAIKHLKQYSPLLAAFTTQGQSELTLLLKIQEYCYDNIHFMKAFQKIVVLFYKAEVLSEEPILKWYKDAHVAKGKSVFLEQMKKFVEWLKNAEEESESEAEEGD, encoded by the exons ATGAATAATCAAAAGCAGCAAAAGCCAACGCTATCAGGCCAGCgttttaaaaccagaaaaagag ATGAAAAAGAGAGGTTTGACCCTACTCAGTTTCAAGACTGTATTATTCAAGGCTTAACTGAGACTGGTACTGATTTGGAAGCAGTAGCAAAGTTTCTTGATGCTTCTGGAGCAAAACTTGATTACCGCCGATATGCAGAAACACTCTTTGACATTCTGGTGGCCGGCGGAATGCTGG CCCCAGGTGGTACActggcagatgacatgatgcgTACAGATGTCTGTGTGTTCGCAGCACAGGAGGACCTAGAGACCATGCAAGCATTTGCTCAG GTTTTTAACAAGTTAATCAGGCGCTACAAATACCTGGAGAAAGGGTTTGAAGATGAAGTTAAAAAG CTGCTGCTGTTCTTAAAAGGTTTTTCAGAGTCGGAGAGGAACAAGCTGGCTATGTTGACCGGTGTACTGCTGGCTAATGGAACACTTAATGCATCCATTCTTAATAGCCTTTATAATGAGAATTTGGTCAAAGAAG GGGTTTCAGCAGCTTTTGCTGTGAAGCTCTTTAAATCCTGGATAAATGAAAAAGACATCAATGCAGTAGCTGCAAGTCTGCGGAAAGTCAGCATGGATAACAGACTGATG GAACTTTTTCCTGCCAATAAACAAAGCGTGGAACACTTCACAAAGTATTTTACTGAGGCAGGCTTGAAAGAGCTTTCAGAATATGTTCGGAATCAGCAAACCATAGGAGCTCGTAAGGAACTCCAAAAAGAACTGCAAGAACAGATGTCCCGTGGTGATCCATTTAAGGAT ATAATTTTGTATGTCAAGGAGGAGATGAAAAAAAACAACATCCCAGAACCTGTTGTCATCGGAATAGTCTGGTCCAGTGTAATGAGCACAGTGGAatggaacaaaaaagaggagCTTGTAGCAGAACAAGCCATCAAGCACTTGAAG CAATACAGCCCTCTACTTGCTGCCTTTACTACTCAAGGTCAGTCTGAGCTAACTCTGTTACTGAAGATTCAGGAGTACTGCTATGACAACATTCATTTCATGAAAGCCTTCCAGAAaatagtggtgctcttttataaAG CTGAAGTCCTGAGTGAAGAGCCCATTCTGAAGTGGTATAAAGATGCACATGTTGCAAAGGGGAAAAGTGTCTTCCTTGAGCAAATGAAAAAGTTTGTAGAGTGGCTCAAAAATGCTGAAGAAG AATCTGAGTCTGAAGCTGAAGAAGGTGACTGA